Proteins encoded by one window of Conger conger chromosome 1, fConCon1.1, whole genome shotgun sequence:
- the nenf gene encoding neudesin isoform X1, whose translation MSALKVCLVLVYVLNCSADEVELKHKPAVKPVRLFTDEELSKYNGHEEGLPIYMAVKGVVFDVTKGKDFYGKDAGYNALVGRDCTRAVAKMSLDPEDLTHDTTGLTEEQLDSLESVFSGTYKAKYPIVGYTSRRILNPDGSPNDNFQPEDQPQFSIRDEF comes from the exons ATGTCAGCGCTGAAAGTTTGTCTAGTTCTTGTTTACGTTTTGAATTGCTCAGCAGACGAGGTTGAATTGAAACACAAGCCCGCTGTTAAACCAGTTAGATTGTTCACCGACGAAGAATTATCAAAGTACAATGGACATGAG GAAGGGTTGCCCATTTACATGGCGGTGAAAGGAGTGGTGTTTGATGTCACAAAGGGGAAAG ATTTCTATGGGAAAGATGCCGGGTACAACGCATTGGTGGGGAGAGACTGCACAAGAGCCGTTGCCAAGATGTCTCTGGATCCTGAAGACCTAACACATGACACT ACAGGGCTGACAGAAGAGCAACTTGATTCACTTGAGAGTGTGTTCAGCGGAACATACAAAGCCAAGTACCCAATCGTAGGGTACACATCCAGACGCATCCTTAACCCGGATGGGAGTCCGAACGACAATTTCCAGCCTGAAGACCAGCCCCAGTTCAGCATCCGAGATGAATTCTGA
- the nenf gene encoding neudesin isoform X2, with product MAVKGVVFDVTKGKDFYGKDAGYNALVGRDCTRAVAKMSLDPEDLTHDTTGLTEEQLDSLESVFSGTYKAKYPIVGYTSRRILNPDGSPNDNFQPEDQPQFSIRDEF from the exons ATGGCGGTGAAAGGAGTGGTGTTTGATGTCACAAAGGGGAAAG ATTTCTATGGGAAAGATGCCGGGTACAACGCATTGGTGGGGAGAGACTGCACAAGAGCCGTTGCCAAGATGTCTCTGGATCCTGAAGACCTAACACATGACACT ACAGGGCTGACAGAAGAGCAACTTGATTCACTTGAGAGTGTGTTCAGCGGAACATACAAAGCCAAGTACCCAATCGTAGGGTACACATCCAGACGCATCCTTAACCCGGATGGGAGTCCGAACGACAATTTCCAGCCTGAAGACCAGCCCCAGTTCAGCATCCGAGATGAATTCTGA
- the pacc1 gene encoding proton-activated chloride channel isoform X2, with translation MLRRDTSRSYQEFSDGEGEQIPDLCQNDGLDDELDDELDKLEPGESKDDSEGSETEVVASYPLMGFDKACLKNIFSALLILIYLMLTTGAAFLAYQTITDFMEKLNHPVMSVTYKEVDLFEPAGISLYRGKAQLLSCKHYLHDHIPPLDSPGVPEIGDCVTEEVNYTAPYSNHTTRKALVIQGPKDVRNRELIFLQLSLNLTQEDFSAISYMLFFKFSDLINSRHKPNFMQDCERNYSRWTFSGGFRTWVKMSLVKTSGKGMESVEFRQETGVVKYNDKRPDPQRTNELFFVVFQWRDPFIQEVQDIVTANPWNTIAILCGVFLALFKAADFAKQSVKWMIKLRKRHLKRRQRELTYIS, from the exons ATGCTACGAAGAGACACATCCCGGTCTTACCAAGAG TTCAGTGATGGTGAGGGTGAACAAATTCCAGACCTGTGTCAGAACGACGGACTGGACGACGAACTGGACGATGAACTGGACAAGCTGGAGCCTGGCGAATCCAAAGATGATTCTGAAG gttcAGAAACAGAAGTTGTGGCCAGTTACCCCCTAATGGGGTTTGACAAAGCCTGCCTGAAGAACATTTTCTCTGCACTACTTATCTTGATCTACCTGATGCTCACAACTGGGGCTGCCTTCCTGGCATATCAGACCATCACAGACTTCATGGAGAAACTCAACCACCCAGTCATGTCTGTCACCTATAAAGAAGTGGACCTATTTGAGCCTGCAG GCATTTCTCTGTACCGTGGGAAGGCACAGTTGTTGAGCTGTAAGCATTATTTACACGATCACATCCCACCCCTGGATTCACCCGGGGTACCAGAGATAGGGGACTGTGTGACAGAGGAGGTCAACTACACAGCCCCCTACTCAAACCACACCACA aggAAAGCTTTGGTGATTCAGGGGCCAAAAGATGTCCGGAACCGAGAGCTGATTTTCCTGCAGTTGAGTCTGAATTTGACTCAGGAGGATTTCAGTGCAATCAGCTACATGCTCTTCTTCAAATTCAGTGACCTGATCAACAG CAGACACAAGCCAAACTTCATGCAGGACTGTGAGAGGAACTACTCCAGGTGGACATTCTCTGGAGGGTTCCGCACATGGGTGAAAATGTCCTTGGTGAAGACGTCTGGGAAAGGGATGGAGTCTGTGGAGTTCCGGCAGGAG ACCGGTGTGGTGAAGTACAATGACAAGAGACCAGATCCACAGAGAACCAATGAGCTCTTCTTCGTTGTGTTTCAGTGGAGAGATCCTTTCATCCAGGAAGTTCAAGAT ATTGTGACCGCAAACCCCTGGAATACCATTGCCATCCTCTGTGGGGTCTTCCTGGCTCTCTTCAAGGCAGCAGACTTTGCCAAACAAAGCGTCAAATGGATGATCAAACTCCGGAAAAGACACCTGAAACGACGGCAGCGGGAGCTGACCTACATCAGCTGA
- the pacc1 gene encoding proton-activated chloride channel isoform X1: MLRRDTSRSYQEFSDGEGEQIPDLCQNDGLDDELDDELDKLEPGESKDDSEGSETEVVASYPLMGFDKACLKNIFSALLILIYLMLTTGAAFLAYQTITDFMEKLNHPVMSVTYKEVDLFEPAGISLYRGKAQLLSCKHYLHDHIPPLDSPGVPEIGDCVTEEVNYTAPYSNHTTRKALVIQGPKDVRNRELIFLQLSLNLTQEDFSAISYMLFFKFSDLINSRHKPNFMQDCERNYSRWTFSGGFRTWVKMSLVKTSGKGMESVEFRQETGVVKYNDKRPDPQRTNELFFVVFQWRDPFIQEVQDLLPTDCDRKPLEYHCHPLWGLPGSLQGSRLCQTKRQMDDQTPEKTPETTAAGADLHQLRKTCRQLN, encoded by the exons ATGCTACGAAGAGACACATCCCGGTCTTACCAAGAG TTCAGTGATGGTGAGGGTGAACAAATTCCAGACCTGTGTCAGAACGACGGACTGGACGACGAACTGGACGATGAACTGGACAAGCTGGAGCCTGGCGAATCCAAAGATGATTCTGAAG gttcAGAAACAGAAGTTGTGGCCAGTTACCCCCTAATGGGGTTTGACAAAGCCTGCCTGAAGAACATTTTCTCTGCACTACTTATCTTGATCTACCTGATGCTCACAACTGGGGCTGCCTTCCTGGCATATCAGACCATCACAGACTTCATGGAGAAACTCAACCACCCAGTCATGTCTGTCACCTATAAAGAAGTGGACCTATTTGAGCCTGCAG GCATTTCTCTGTACCGTGGGAAGGCACAGTTGTTGAGCTGTAAGCATTATTTACACGATCACATCCCACCCCTGGATTCACCCGGGGTACCAGAGATAGGGGACTGTGTGACAGAGGAGGTCAACTACACAGCCCCCTACTCAAACCACACCACA aggAAAGCTTTGGTGATTCAGGGGCCAAAAGATGTCCGGAACCGAGAGCTGATTTTCCTGCAGTTGAGTCTGAATTTGACTCAGGAGGATTTCAGTGCAATCAGCTACATGCTCTTCTTCAAATTCAGTGACCTGATCAACAG CAGACACAAGCCAAACTTCATGCAGGACTGTGAGAGGAACTACTCCAGGTGGACATTCTCTGGAGGGTTCCGCACATGGGTGAAAATGTCCTTGGTGAAGACGTCTGGGAAAGGGATGGAGTCTGTGGAGTTCCGGCAGGAG ACCGGTGTGGTGAAGTACAATGACAAGAGACCAGATCCACAGAGAACCAATGAGCTCTTCTTCGTTGTGTTTCAGTGGAGAGATCCTTTCATCCAGGAAGTTCAAGAT CTTCTCCCAACAGATTGTGACCGCAAACCCCTGGAATACCATTGCCATCCTCTGTGGGGTCTTCCTGGCTCTCTTCAAGGCAGCAGACTTTGCCAAACAAAGCGTCAAATGGATGATCAAACTCCGGAAAAGACACCTGAAACGACGGCAGCGGGAGCTGACCTACATCAGCTGAGAAAGACCTGTCGCCAGCTTAACTGA